The DNA region CCGAACCAAACCGACAACCCTCCGCGGTTCGACTCGATTATTGATTGACCCTTTcgcaacacacacccacagggACCACGGttgggaggaggaggaggtgctCGCCATCATGCTGGTGCTGAAGGAGCGCGGCCTGATTAAATCGATGGAGTACAACGCGTTCACTCGCATTCACCATGACGACCAGGCCATCAAAATCGTCAAGCAGATGCCGACGATCGCGTCGAACAAGCAGCCCACCATTGCCATCATCACCGCGCAGTACTGCGAGAAGCTCGCGGTGGACGCCATGCTCGAGAACAAGGAAACGTTCGTGCGGTACACCACCGTAGGTAAGACCATTCCGTGCTGCTAGCCGACCGGGCTCTCTTTCTTTAATGGGTATATCTGGGAGGGATACCATGACGAAGGTGGGTGGGTAGGCGCCAAGTGTGTTTTCAGGGTCGTATCTAAGGTCTCCCGTTTCCTCTCCCCCAAACCATgactaaaaaaaaatgcatgacTAAAACCAAATCAACCCCAAACCAAAACCCCAAAATGTTTCACGCCCAGGAACCGCCACTTCCGATAGGCCCACTAACGACGACACAGCGGAACGACACCGACACAGAAGAAAGAATCGGTTCGGTAagagacatacacacacacacatacacacccatacacactcTACTCAATCACCGTCACATGCTCACGTGCTCGGGTCGGACCGGAAAGTCCTCGTGACGTCACAACACAACCTGCTCGTTCGCTCGCGCCTCGTGTTCGTTCGCCGCTTGCAGCACACTCAAGTCACCCTGTTCACTACCTGTCCAGCTTACCTGTTTCCCGTagtatatgtttgtttgtgaatgtCTTTTTCGGGTCGTTTGTTAAAGCGTTGTTGGTGATGGGCGTTACGCGCAAACGACGCGATGTAGTGCATCACATCAGATCGGCAAATGTTGTGTGTATCCATCTTCGAGGTTTACAGTTTGTTCTAACAAGAGTGTAACAGTTCTAGGAGAAGCAAAAATAGTGATATTAGGCGGTTTTGTAGTTGCAATTTTAGGAGGATttttccagcatcggaatcggttaCGGGATTGAACgtgtaggtccgattccgggCTTCCACCAATAGTTCATACTCCAGATTTTCTAGGATGAATGTTTGAACGACAGTTTATTACCGACAGGGCTCAATTATCAACTCGAAAAAGCTTCGAAACTATAGTTGTTCTCAACACAAAATGAATGGCTTAGCATTTAAAATCCTTCACGTTTCCTGTTCCTTAAGAGaggttgatttgatttgagaggctttgaaatgataaaattaaaacattacgAGTTTCGAGGATGAATTAGACATTCCATGTCGCATCGCTTCATGTAGTCCTCGCATTAGTAGATCTAATCCTAGTTATTGATATCGAACATGTGATTGAAAACAGCCGTTGTAAAAGGCCGTCAGAACCCACTGTGCATTTTGGTTGCTTTAtgtgtttgttagttttgtttgtgaatTTAAGAGGTGATGGAATTAAATAATAGCACCAAAACTGCCTTCATTTAAAATCCTTGTAACAAAACTAATTTGGTTCTTTTTTGCTCTATCTCGCTACTCTCCCCCTCGCTGTCTCCATCCTCAATCTTTCACAGGCGAATCGAACGTGTACACGCTCGGCAACATTGGGGCGCACCGGATCGTCAGCACGAAGCTCCCGTCGGTGGGCAGCACGCGCGAAGCGATGACGGCGGCCGGCAACACGACGACCCGCCTACTCGGCACCTTCCAGAAGGTGGACTACGTGTTCATCGTCGGGGTGGCGGGCGGCATCCCCCACTACACCGACTACCGGCGGCACGTGCGGCTCGGCGACGTGGTGATTGCGGCCGCCGCCCACGAGCCGGCCCTCACCAACGGCAACGGGCCGAAACCGTACTGCTACGTGTACAGCGGCGGCCAGAGCGAGGTGAAGCGCTACTACCCGGCGGACGATGGGCTGCAGGCGATCGGGCGCACGCTCGTGCAGAACGACGACGGCAAAAAACCGTGGCTGCAGTACGTGCAGGAGGGCCTGCAGCAGCTGAGCGGGCGGGGCGGTCACGCCGAGCATGACTTTGCCCGGCCGGCCCCCAACACGGACAAGCTGTACATGAACATCGGCAACAAGAACGTGATCGAGGTGGCGCACCCGATCGCCCAGCCGAGCGGGGAGGGCGACGGGGGCGACGATACGGACGCGAGCGGCGGTGGGCCGGTACCGCACCAGACCCGGCTGCATGCCGGCCCGATCGGCTCCGGCTACGAGCTGGTCCGGTCGGACAGTGCGCGCACCGAGTACGCCCAGGCGTACCAGCTGCTCGCGACCGACAGCGAGATGAACTCGGTGCTGGACAGCATCGTCGGCAACTGCCGGGACAGCTTCATCCTGGTGAAGGGCATCGCGGACTACAAGGACGGCACGACGTCGCGCAAATGGCAAAACTATGCGTCGCTCGCGGCCGCCGCCGTCATGAAAACGATCGTGTGCGCGATGGACGCACCGACGAacgtgtagaaaaaaaaagcgaatggGGAAGGAGGAACGGAGTGTTTTCCTATTAATTTAGTAGTAAGAGGGGGGAAGCAGTAAGCAATCGGTAGGGTGAATTGAAGATGCAACCAATGGAGGAAttaaagcgaaacaaaaggACCAAAAAGCGATTCTAGTAAAGGGAAACCGTTTTAGATATTTATAAATTATAGAGTAATATATGTGTATTTTCCTGTCTATATAAAATGTAAGCGTGCAGCGTTAAAGAGATACAGATGGTCATGGTGTCCCCCTCGCAGCATGTGGACGGACATGTGTCTATTTTCCTTTGTTTCGTTAGAGCACGCGTTCTGGGGCATCCGTTAAGTTGAGCATGGAAGTTGCCCACTACCAACCATTGATGAGTTAGCAGAGGACTCtgttctttctttctattGTACATATCCTTAAACAAGGCTTGAGttgattgaaataatatttaaaaacaaaatacaagcATCATTCGTTCCCAGTCGGTACAGCCACTATATCGTGCAGCAGATGATacgttctgttttttttctgtctttctctttttttaccGCCATGATTTTTGCCACCAATTTCGCTTCTCCAAGCGCGCTTATATTACACTTCTATGTACGCAAACAGTTTGCCAACAGTTACCGGGTAAATAAATTTGTAACTAAAAACGGTTGCGCTAATGTCATGTCATCGATGAAAGAAACGCACCTCCTAGCCCctattccaggcaaccggCTACACTGGAAGCCAAATTTGGAATGCTTATTTCTCCGATGCTAGATTCTTGGAGAagaatacagacacgacacataccatctcttcatcgACTTCAAAGCTGGTGGtgaaggtggatggaaaactcccAGGGCCTTTTgttaccaccaaaggtctgcgccagggggacgggcttgcctgttcaacttggcgctagagagggccatccgtgcCTCGAGGGTCCGTGGAGACTTCGGGAACCATCTGCTATAAGTCAatccagatcctggcatacacTGATGAtgtagacatcattggtctgcggctcttcTATGTAACATAAGCCTACcaaccaagggatcgagcagatAACCTcagattgcagataaacgaggcaaagaccagaCTGATGGTGGCGACATCAGCGGCCCTACCAACAACAATTACTTACGTAGGCTTGACGTAAAGATAGGTGGACACACtgttgaagtcgtcccagaattcacctaacCAGCATGATAGCTGAGCGGAGGaggctggctgccaaccgctCTTTCTACAGTCGAATCAATTCCAGAGctgattccgatgctggaatcgattctgatttcgcagtcgattccggagttgatttCGGAGTTGACTTCGGAGCTGATTTCGGAGTTAACttaatcagaattgactccaaaaatggaattagctacggaatgagaatcagtccttgaattgaaataagaagtttcagaagcgaaattaGCCCGATAATCTCCATGAGaacgtttacaagtaaattatGATTCTTTGCGGTTATCAacacgtagcatcattggacccaaacgcctattcttgGAGAgttgccgaaaccgactccgtttcgaagccgattctgattttggagccaattccgattccggagccaattcaggccgggataacggactggcagacgatgGAGaacgtgagcggtttcggacactcctgaggcaggctaAGACCGCAGAGTAGTTGTAAGCACAGTGAGACCCCTCATAATGAGTACCCCTTATAACCAGTTTTTCGCATAACGAACAAATCTAAATGCTCTATAGACACCCTTCTTAACGCGTAAAATCTCagaaaatgagcatttttttttgttcccgcTAAGAAATCGTGACCATTTGGAGAGTTTCAACACTAAGAATCGTTAAATATCAAGCTATTTCCAAATGTGGGCAGTGTACAAGTGCGGAGGAAACGCGTAAGGGAGATGACACATCAACGCCCACTGCTAGTCCTTAACTCCCGAGGTCATACACGAATCGAAAAAAGCCGGGGTGGCTCGTGGGCGCGTCCACTCCACGTCCAGATAACTCTTTTCAGAGCAGATAGCGGAGCTGAGAGTTTTGCTGCGGTTCTACGATAGGTGAAGTAAGTTAGGTACTGTCTTCAGTTTTATTGCTCCATTTGCTTCCTTCTAATTTGACAATTTGCTTGACATTCTTGATCTACTTGTTCGTGAAGGCGAGAATTTCAATACTAAGAATTGACCGATGCATTACTGTTGCCAGTTGGAGGTGTTCCGCATGGTGGAGATGCATATAATCCCAATATACCTGCGCTTTTCTTAGCCTGGAACCAATGATGTTACCTTTCATTCAAGTGAGTCATTGAAACGGATTTAACTCGTTATAAGGGGTTCTACTGCAGGTGTATAAGTAAGTGACAGTATAAACAAACTTGACTAAGGAAGAAGTgtttgcaacaaacaaaaccgttGGGTTTCACAATGAAGAACACCTTTTATTCGTTACACTTTCTTTTTACGCGGGAGAGGTTGGATAGCATCTCTCCCTCCTGAACGCATGCAACTACTTTAGCCGTGATGGTTAACTGGTAGCCGGTTTGAATATAGCATTCGCGATTTGACGGCTGTGTTGCAGCGGAGGAGCAAACAATCGTTATCTTACAATATATATATGCCATTTATCTAATACAAGTGTTATAAAGtgatctgtttgtttgttggttttttcaTAATGtttgcacacatgcacaccatTCTTATATTTAGTTAGCGTGATTTAGGGAAAAGTAGCGTAAATAGCTCTTTCCTCCTCTGactctttcttcttttataAGGTTGAGATTTGATTGAAGCGTACCGTATGCACAATTCCCCAAGCACATTGTCCTCTAGAGTTGCCTTTGttctgtattttttgtttgttaaaaatgtTCTTTGCGCTCTCCCGCTGGCACACGAGAAGAGTAATTTAATCTATACACAATGCATTTGCTCGTAATTAAGCACCTTTTTGCAAATTATTTGCGCGTATAAAACCACCCAATAAATATGACATgtagaaacaaaatacaaaaatattgcCCACTCCGGATAACTGCGCCGGATGATCGAGATGAAAGCAGAAAtacatacattaaaaaaaaaaccctttgaTAAAATGTATAACACATACACGAAAATTGCGCAACAAGACACTCCAGAGAACGAAGTTAAAATCCCATCGCTCTTGTTTCAACCAAAGAGCGCCATGGAGAGAGGATTTCCAGTGCAGAAAAAAGTGCTTCTTACTGCGGCGGCTGACCGTAGTAGCCGTAGCCACCCTGCGGCGGCGGACCTTGCGGACCGGGCGGCGGCATCTGCGTGTTGGGCGGGCGCTGCGGATACTGCGGATAGCCGGCCTGGGCGGGCGGATACTGGCCCTGGGGGACGGGCAGCGGCGCGTACGACTGCTGATGGTAGGGCGGATGGGGCGGATAAACACCCGGCCCGGCCGGTCCCGGGgcgccctgctgctgctgctgttgctgctgttggccgGGCACGCCGGCGCTggctggttgctgctgctgttgttgctgctgctgctgctggtagctCGAAACGGGCGGctggccgtgctgctgctgcgcgttTGGTGGCTGGGCGTTGTAGGCGCCACCGGGCGGCATGGAGCCCGCACCGGCCGACACCCCGCCCGGATTGGCGGTCGGGTAGGAGGAGGTCGTGGTGGCCGGTATGGCCGACGACGGTACCACCCCGCCGGCAGTGACGGCCGTCTgtggtggttgctgctgctgctgctgctgctgctgctggcccggATAGGCGGCTGCCTGTCCGGCAACGGTGCCACCGGCCCCGCCCGCTCCAGCCTGGCCAGCGCCACTGGTCGGGATCGGGCCGGCGGCGTTCGGTGGACCGCTGCCCGGATAGCCGGTCGCGTACTGGGGCTGCTGGGGCATCGGGTACCCGGGCGTCTGGGCCGGATAGCCCCCGACCTGGCCCTGCGGCGGATGTCCGCCCTGCTGTCCCGGGCCGGCCGGCTGCCCGTACGGGCCGTTCGGACCGCCGGCCGCTGCAGCCGCTCCGGCACCGGCCCCGCCGCCCGCGCCCGGATAGCCCGGGTAGCCGTGTGGGGGCGGTGGGCCACCGGGACCACCCTGGGGCGGATACTGGACGGGCGGCTGTCCGGGCGGACCGTAGCCCACGTGCGGCTGCGCGTTAGGCGCTCCCGGCGGCAGACCCTGCTGGTAGCCCTGCGGCCCAGCTCCACCGCCAGCAGCGGCTGCCCCACCGCCCGCTCCCGGATGCTgtccggcggtggtggcgccCGGGTACGGTGACGCCGGCGGCACCTGCCCACCAGCCGAGCCGGCCGGCGGTACGACCCCTGCATGGTGGCCGTAGCCCTGCGGTGTGCCCGCATTCGGCGGCCCGTACCCCTGCACCTGGTTTGGCGGCCCACCGTACGGCGAGTAGCCGGTTTGCGCACCGTACGGCGCCTGGTTCGGGGGCGGATAGCCCGGATAGTGCGAGTGCTGCACGTTGTAGGCCGCCCGCTGCTGGTAGCCGGAGGTTTGGGGCGGTAGCGGCTGGCtcgccggctgctgctgctgctgctgagcacCCTGCGGGCCGGGAATGCCCGCGGCACGGATCGCACCGCCCGGGCCGACATTTTGCTGATTAACGAGcccttgctgctgttgctgctgctgctggccaccGACCACGGGCGCGTTGGACACCGGTGGCATGGGCCCGCCGGCAGTGCCAGGCGCACGGTAGCCGCCCTGCTGATTGCCACCGCTCCCACCCATCACCACATTCTGGCCCGGCTGGTTCGGGCCCGGTGGTACCGCGTTCGGGCCGAGCCCGGCGCCCGGAGGCATaccgggctgctgctggcccggctgctgct from Anopheles coluzzii chromosome X, AcolN3, whole genome shotgun sequence includes:
- the LOC120949910 gene encoding uncharacterized protein LOC120949910 isoform X3, with the protein product MMSPTVKRLERPPPPPTPPKPERHPQQQQQHGADPGMPAVPSETPDEEQVVMTPLGKTNTSTVLLIERKLIQSVGERTHVAGGDHRGIIINKTAEEQSNRQREPAQLSLEFRVFLVSANSGQHSQESRRIKFWFRPWLTSENVQAQVAQDFFRELVSPKEFPRDYVGFIKKIMKLLQKGYNEIQAVEIELRILEQTSAPPSRPLSFEDEQFEVVPLTPEKILELIEQAYPNPIAPEDLAKDHGWEEEEVLAIMLVLKERGLIKSMEYNAFTRIHHDDQAIKIVKQMPTIASNKQPTIAIITAQYCEKLAVDAMLENKETFVRYTTVGTATSDRPTNDDTAERHRHRRKNRFGESNVYTLGNIGAHRIVSTKLPSVGSTREAMTAAGNTTTRLLGTFQKVDYVFIVGVAGGIPHYTDYRRHVRLGDVVIAAAAHEPALTNGNGPKPYCYVYSGGQSEVKRYYPADDGLQAIGRTLVQNDDGKKPWLQYVQEGLQQLSGRGGHAEHDFARPAPNTDKLYMNIGNKNVIEVAHPIAQPSGEGDGGDDTDASGGGPVPHQTRLHAGPIGSGYELVRSDSARTEYAQAYQLLATDSEMNSVLDSIVGNCRDSFILVKGIADYKDGTTSRKWQNYASLAAAAVMKTIVCAMDAPTNV
- the LOC120949910 gene encoding uncharacterized protein LOC120949910 isoform X1; translation: MMSPTVKRLERPPPPPTPPKPERHPQQQQQHGADPGMPAVPSETPDEEQVVMTPLGKTNTSTVLLIERKLIQSVGERTHVAGGDHRGIIINKTAEEQSNRQREPAQLSLEFRVFLVSANSGQHSQESRRIKFWFRPWLTSENVQAQVAQDFFRELVSPKEFPRDYVGFIKKIMKLLQKGYNEIQAVEIELRILEQTSAPPSRPSRPGHVIVCYGNCHKLDRNNNKPGPDLDGDDGGGGGGGGGSSSGSIHVTPISQRKQKDERDDLEVSFEDEQFEVVPLTPEKILELIEQAYPNPIAPEDLAKDHGWEEEEVLAIMLVLKERGLIKSMEYNAFTRIHHDDQAIKIVKQMPTIASNKQPTIAIITAQYCEKLAVDAMLENKETFVRYTTVGTATSDRPTNDDTAERHRHRRKNRFGESNVYTLGNIGAHRIVSTKLPSVGSTREAMTAAGNTTTRLLGTFQKVDYVFIVGVAGGIPHYTDYRRHVRLGDVVIAAAAHEPALTNGNGPKPYCYVYSGGQSEVKRYYPADDGLQAIGRTLVQNDDGKKPWLQYVQEGLQQLSGRGGHAEHDFARPAPNTDKLYMNIGNKNVIEVAHPIAQPSGEGDGGDDTDASGGGPVPHQTRLHAGPIGSGYELVRSDSARTEYAQAYQLLATDSEMNSVLDSIVGNCRDSFILVKGIADYKDGTTSRKWQNYASLAAAAVMKTIVCAMDAPTNV
- the LOC120949910 gene encoding uncharacterized protein LOC120949910 isoform X2, with protein sequence MMSPTVKRLERPPPPPTPPKPERHPQQQQQHGADPGMPAVPSETPDEEQVVMTPLGKTNTSTVLLIERKLIQSVGERTHVAGGDHRGIIINKTAEEQSNRQREPAQLSLEFRVFLVSANSGQHSQESRRIKFWFRPWLTSENVQAQVAQDFFRELVSPKEFPRDYVGFIKKIMKLLQKGYNEIQAVEIELRILEQTSAPPSRPSRPGHVIVCYGNCHKLDRNNNKPGPDLDGDDGGGGGGGGGSSSGSIHVTPISQRKQKDERDDLEVSFEDEQFEVVPLTPEKILELIEQAYPNPIAPEDLAKDHGWEEEEVLAIMLVLKERGLIKSMEYNAFTRIHHDDQAIKIVKQMPTIASNKQPTIAIITAQYCEKLAVDAMLENKETFVRYTTVGESNVYTLGNIGAHRIVSTKLPSVGSTREAMTAAGNTTTRLLGTFQKVDYVFIVGVAGGIPHYTDYRRHVRLGDVVIAAAAHEPALTNGNGPKPYCYVYSGGQSEVKRYYPADDGLQAIGRTLVQNDDGKKPWLQYVQEGLQQLSGRGGHAEHDFARPAPNTDKLYMNIGNKNVIEVAHPIAQPSGEGDGGDDTDASGGGPVPHQTRLHAGPIGSGYELVRSDSARTEYAQAYQLLATDSEMNSVLDSIVGNCRDSFILVKGIADYKDGTTSRKWQNYASLAAAAVMKTIVCAMDAPTNV
- the LOC120949910 gene encoding uncharacterized protein LOC120949910 isoform X4, encoding MMSPTVKRLERPPPPPTPPKPERHPQQQQQHGADPGMPAVPSETPDEEQVVMTPLGKTNTSTVLLIERKLIQSVGERTHVAGGDHRGIIINKTAEEQSNRQREPAQLSLEFRVFLVSANSGQHSQESRRIKFWFRPWLTSENVQAQVAQDFFRELVSPKEFPRDYVGFIKKIMKLLQKGYNEIQAVEIELRILEQTSAPPSRPLSFEDEQFEVVPLTPEKILELIEQAYPNPIAPEDLAKDHGWEEEEVLAIMLVLKERGLIKSMEYNAFTRIHHDDQAIKIVKQMPTIASNKQPTIAIITAQYCEKLAVDAMLENKETFVRYTTVGESNVYTLGNIGAHRIVSTKLPSVGSTREAMTAAGNTTTRLLGTFQKVDYVFIVGVAGGIPHYTDYRRHVRLGDVVIAAAAHEPALTNGNGPKPYCYVYSGGQSEVKRYYPADDGLQAIGRTLVQNDDGKKPWLQYVQEGLQQLSGRGGHAEHDFARPAPNTDKLYMNIGNKNVIEVAHPIAQPSGEGDGGDDTDASGGGPVPHQTRLHAGPIGSGYELVRSDSARTEYAQAYQLLATDSEMNSVLDSIVGNCRDSFILVKGIADYKDGTTSRKWQNYASLAAAAVMKTIVCAMDAPTNV
- the LOC120952202 gene encoding basic salivary proline-rich protein 1, giving the protein MSLAYSQQSQQAAGGGGPGGGRSGNPPNRGQGPPPSSMHIQKILDENAGLIQTIQEFQYAGKSSESMSYQVALHRNLVYLANLADPQQNVSSLLPPPQMLHAIQQQQQQQQQQQQQQQQQQQQQQQQQPPPPSHDGSMMQGPGQQPGGMPGYPQPGQAPQQPQQPGQQQGQPHASNGVVGPPGQQHNPHGPPNPSPGMQQQQQQPGQQQPGMPPGAGLGPNAVPPGPNQPGQNVVMGGSGGNQQGGYRAPGTAGGPMPPVSNAPVVGGQQQQQQQQGLVNQQNVGPGGAIRAAGIPGPQGAQQQQQQPASQPLPPQTSGYQQRAAYNVQHSHYPGYPPPNQAPYGAQTGYSPYGGPPNQVQGYGPPNAGTPQGYGHHAGVVPPAGSAGGQVPPASPYPGATTAGQHPGAGGGAAAAGGGAGPQGYQQGLPPGAPNAQPHVGYGPPGQPPVQYPPQGGPGGPPPPHGYPGYPGAGGGAGAGAAAAAGGPNGPYGQPAGPGQQGGHPPQGQVGGYPAQTPGYPMPQQPQYATGYPGSGPPNAAGPIPTSGAGQAGAGGAGGTVAGQAAAYPGQQQQQQQQQQPPQTAVTAGGVVPSSAIPATTTSSYPTANPGGVSAGAGSMPPGGAYNAQPPNAQQQHGQPPVSSYQQQQQQQQQQQPASAGVPGQQQQQQQQQGAPGPAGPGVYPPHPPYHQQSYAPLPVPQGQYPPAQAGYPQYPQRPPNTQMPPPGPQGPPPQGGYGYYGQPPQ